ACGCTCGTGAACGCCCGCTATGAGCGGATGCTGCCGACCGTGATCACGTCGCAGTACACGATGGAGGGGCTCAGGCAGCGGCTCTCCCAGAAGGGCGAGCGCGAGACAGCCGAGGCCATCGTATCGAGGCTTTCGGAGACGTGTATGGACGTGACCCTTCTGGGCGGGGACAGGAGGAGGGTGGAGACCAGTCTTCCGATGAGATCTCCGAAGGTCGACAAGGAAAACTCTGGGCAAACACTGTCGGGACTTGAGGGCTTCTGAGAGGCTATCTTGAGCACCAGAGATGCCGAGCGCGGAAGCTCTTCTAACGGGAGGTCTGAATCCAGGGCCATCTGTCGGTGCCCTGGCAGCGCAATGAGTCCGGGCGCTATCCGATGTGGGTCTGTCTGCCTGGTACCGAACCGACCACCCCTGAGTACTTCTTGCCGCACACGGAGCAGCGTGCTTCCCCGTTTCCCCGTGCTAGAGAGATGACAATCCCCGAATCCTCGTAGCAGCTGGGGCATATGGGGCCAAAGCGTGATCCATCATCCTCGACGAGATAGTAAGAACTGCCGTCGCGCTTGAGCTCCTCGCGCCTGCGGAGCTTGGTGGACAGCTCGTCCGCTTTCTCTCTGAGCTCACGGTTCTCATCTTGGAGCTTGAATAATGAGTCGCGTGCCTCATAGAGCATCTTCTGGTCGTCTGCTGAACTGATGCCAGCGGCTATGACGACGATGGCTCGAGCGATATCGCCAACACTAGCCATGAGTCTGCCTTCTTCCTGTTGCCCTATGCCTCATCCTACCCCGTCCTTCGGACAGCGCGTTGTCTGTCTTCGCCAGGACAGACAACGCCGCCCACCTCGCCAGCCGTCTCCTGTGTAATCAGTCGCGGCGGGCCACGCTCGGCATCCAACATCGACTCGGTAAACAGTGGCCGCAAGGTGGCCCGTCAACGTCGAGGTGGCTCGCCGTCATCAGGGAGGTGACGGCGTGGCGGAGGACTTCGGCGACGATGCCGGGCAGCAGCTCTACGAGTGGACCATGCGCATCGGTCCTCTACGCGAACAGGCACCCAGGGGCGGGCTCGTCCCAGGAGCAGGTGCAGAGGGCCGTCGACAGGCTGACGGCCTGCGCTCGAGCACGCGCGGGACATGGCGCCCGATGCGGCGGGCCACGAGGACCTCGCTCCCTGAGTACGCCAAGCTCGACCTCCATGAGTTCAAGGAGCTCGACGACTTCCCAGCCGTCCGCTCCGCGATCGACGCGCGGCTGTCCTCGGACGGGCTTCCTCCACTACTTCAATGACGACGAGCAGGGCAGGAGCTGGCTCGTCTTCCGCACGGCAGACGCACCTGGCGTCTCCGCGAGCTTCGACACGTTGGCGGGCGATGCCAGGAAGGCCGGCGAGCGCGCCGCCGCCGAGATACGGTCGCGGGCACGATGCGACCGGGAGGCTGGTCGGGACGAGGAGCCGCTGTCAGAGCGTGCCACGCGCGTCAGGGCAGCGTCCAAGGCGCAGGAGGAGACCAAGGCACCTGAGCACGCTCCCGAGCCGCGGCACCACAAGCAGGAGACGAGGGCGAAGTGAGCAGGACCCGAGCCCTCCCCGCGCCCGTGGTCGCGCTCGCCTCCGCGGCGGCGTTCCTCGCGGGAGACCTCTACGCCGCCACGCTCTCGGCCATGCCGGGGCAGGCCGCCTCGAACCTCGAGGCGGCCGTCTCGCAGGTCCCGTCATACCTCGCCGCCAATGGCCCCGTCCCCTCGCTGGACCCCGTGCCGCTGGCGGTCGGGACGCTCGCGTGCTGCGGGGTGTGGGTCGCTTGGTCGTACCAGCTCGTCCGGGCCGGGAACTACCGCCAGGGCGAGGAGCACGGGTCGGCCAGGTGGGCCACGCCGCACGAGGCGTCGCGCTTCGCCGACCCCACGGACCCGTACGCCAACATCATCCTCACCAGCCACGTGTCACTCGCGCTCGCGCGTGCCGACCACGATCCCCGATACGAGCGCAACCGCAACGTGCTTGTCGTCGGTGGCTCGGGCTCCGGCAAGACGAGGAGCTACGTCCTGCCGAACCTGCTGCAGGCCAACGCCTCCTACCTCGTCACCGACCCCAAGGGCACCCTGGCCGACGAGGTGGGCCCGATGCTCGTGCCCCTCGGCTACGAGGTCCGCCGCATCGACACCGTCGACTTCCGGAGGTCGGACCACTACAACCCCATCGCGTACGTGAGGTCTCAGCAGGACGTGCTGGAGCTCGTCGACTGCCTCATCGCCAACACGAAGCGAACGAGGAACGACTCGGCCGACCCCTTCTGGGAGAACTCGGAGCGCCTGCTCTACACGGCGCTCGTGGCCTACCTCGTGGACCACTGCCAACGGGAGGACGCCAACCTCCCAGGCCTCATGACGCTGCTGTCGCTCGCCGAGGCGAGCGAGGCCGACGAGGGATTCGAGAGCCCGCTCGACCTCCTGTTCCGCGAGGTCGAGACGGGCTGCAGGTGCGTCGTCGACGAGGAGGGCGAGGAGGCAGGCGGCCGGGCCTTCTGCGGCGGTGCCGCGAGGGTCAGGTGGGTGCGGGTGGCGGAGCCGCTCACGCCCGAGCAGGACTTCGCCCTCTCCCGCTACCGCGCCTTCAAGGCGGCCGCCGGCAAGACCCTGAAGTCGATCATCATCAGCTGCAACGCCCGGCTCAGCGCCCTCGACAGCGCGGAGCTCAGGGAGCTCCTCTCGCGGGACGACATGGGGCTCGACCGCATGGGCGAGGCGGGGCGGCGCACCGCGATCTTCGCGACGTCGTCCGACACCAACGGCACCTACTCGTTCGTCCTGGCGCTCCTCGTGTGGCAGGCGACCAACCTGCTCTGCGAGCGGGCCCTCCGCGAGCACGGCGGGAGCCTTCCCGTGCCGGTGCACCTCGTCCTCGACGAGTTCGCCAACATCGGGCGGCTCCCAGACTTCGAGCGGACGGTCGCGGTCGTGCGCTCGCGCAACATCGGCGTCTCGGTGATCATCCAGTCAACGGCCCAGCTCAGGAGCCGCTACGGGGACGACGCCCAGACGATCGTCGACTGCTGCGACACGACGCTGTTCCTCGGGGGCAAGTCGTCCGAGACCAACAGGGGTGTCTCGGAGCAGGTCGGCAAGGAGACCGTCTCGCTCCTCGGGACGAGCGAGAGCCGCGGGGCCAACCCCAACTCGACCCAGAGCAGGAACGTCGCCGAGCGGGACCTCATCCAGTCGGCCGAGGTCGCGAAGCTCGACCGCCGCCGCGCCATCGTCCTCATCGCCGGGGCCGACCCCGTCATCGACGGGAAGTACGACCCGGCCAGGCACCCGCGCCTCCGCGAGGGGGTGGTCCCCATGAAATAGGGGAGCCCGCGGGGGAGGCGAAGCGCCGCGCCTCCCCCGGACGGGCGTCGCGGCGCACGGGAACGGTCGCGGCACCGCCGCGCCGACGTCATGGAGGCACCACATGCTCTCACAGATCATCAGCCTCGTCTCGGGGTGCGTCTCCTTCCTCGGGGGCTTCCTCGTCGTCTGGGGCGCCGTGTCGCTCGGCCTCGCCATACGCGAGCAGCAGGGCGGCGCGCAGATAGCGAGCGCCATCTCGACCATCGCGGGCGGGGCGATCATCATCGCCGCCTCGGTCTACTTCGGGATGCTCGACACCTCG
This genomic stretch from Atopobiaceae bacterium harbors:
- a CDS encoding type IV secretory system conjugative DNA transfer family protein — encoded protein: MSRTRALPAPVVALASAAAFLAGDLYAATLSAMPGQAASNLEAAVSQVPSYLAANGPVPSLDPVPLAVGTLACCGVWVAWSYQLVRAGNYRQGEEHGSARWATPHEASRFADPTDPYANIILTSHVSLALARADHDPRYERNRNVLVVGGSGSGKTRSYVLPNLLQANASYLVTDPKGTLADEVGPMLVPLGYEVRRIDTVDFRRSDHYNPIAYVRSQQDVLELVDCLIANTKRTRNDSADPFWENSERLLYTALVAYLVDHCQREDANLPGLMTLLSLAEASEADEGFESPLDLLFREVETGCRCVVDEEGEEAGGRAFCGGAARVRWVRVAEPLTPEQDFALSRYRAFKAAAGKTLKSIIISCNARLSALDSAELRELLSRDDMGLDRMGEAGRRTAIFATSSDTNGTYSFVLALLVWQATNLLCERALREHGGSLPVPVHLVLDEFANIGRLPDFERTVAVVRSRNIGVSVIIQSTAQLRSRYGDDAQTIVDCCDTTLFLGGKSSETNRGVSEQVGKETVSLLGTSESRGANPNSTQSRNVAERDLIQSAEVAKLDRRRAIVLIAGADPVIDGKYDPARHPRLREGVVPMK